A stretch of DNA from Augochlora pura isolate Apur16 chromosome 8, APUR_v2.2.1, whole genome shotgun sequence:
TGAattgtaatgataataaattttatttacagataTATGATTCTTTATTGTTAAAGATAATGAGTagatacattaaatatacagGTATTGggatatacaataattacactTTCTCATTCATGAAATGAGAATACACTTTCTTAACCAACACAAAAATTAATGGTTAATTTCCATCGTTCCATGTCCACCCATAATGCATTTTTAcgtcataaaaataatgatcaataaatataattattaataacaggTAATTTCAGAAGTCACGACATAACATTTCGGAATATAAagagttattaattttcttatttgaaGTAGAagttcaaaatttattaatcaccGCGCAAGCCTTGGTTCAATTCCACGATTCTGTAACTACCTGCAATGCATTTTGGGATATTGTAAAATCTATAATTACGTTTATTTTCACCACGATctcataaattgttaaaaaagcaacataaatgaaataaaaattataaacataacAGACACGTGGTGAACATTGCGCGCGAATAGAATGAAATTCTGACATGACGTGTGTGTGTCATCATCCCACAGCAAGTTCCGTTACACATCAAACATGGCGAGTCATAAATAATTGACTTTTACTATGTTgtaacaatttgaataaaatacgatctggaaatttaaaataatcatgtTTTGTAAAGATGAGCAATAacacatttatataaacaatccagttaacgcataaaatccaatCAATGTCATAAAGTAAATGCTGACGCATCAGCAGATACTATAAACTCGTGACATTGACTACGGTAGTCAATTTTGCatcttaaaaatttgtcaCTGATAACACTTTTAATTCTATCGTTAGAAAAACACGgtataatggaaatattatttcaatttaaattagaatacgcaagcaatttttatcatgCACATTAATGTGAATAACAATGGCACTAAATCACAAAATGGCGTCTCTTTGACGGTTGTAGATTCACTCTTCAACGCTTCACGGTTTTAACTAGTCACTTTAGGTGAAAGTGTTAAATCACAGAAACAATAGCTTCCAAGTCTTAAAAAACAGCAGTGTAGAATCTTCATATAACAAGTTGCATAAAGATAAAAGAACGTACTGCATATGTACTCAGAATTGACAACCATTTTTGCGTTGATGACGTAATGGAGTATAAAAGTCAAAAGAGAAACTAAATATTGAGAATTCGATAGCATACATATTGGCTTCCTTCCGGTCGCCATTACGCTTACCTCCGTTCTGAATAGCGATTGGTACGCTGGCGTAAAACCTTCGTTGTCGACCAATCGTTTGAAAACCAATGTTGATGAGTCATTACGTTTAGGATTTTCCACTAAGAAATTACGTAACAATGGTTTCTTCTTTCGTCCCCTATgcgtaaatatttgaatggAGACAATTACACTGATGTGTCACGAACTAacgaataaaaagtttatgTTTCATTATATGGGAGCATTATATTAGGAAGGTGAATTATTGCATTTGTATTGAATTGTAAAAGTATCTACTttctaatgttttattattttgttatacttttgtaaaacatttcctttaattgtatgtaaaaataaatataaatcatatgaTTTAAGTtgcatataattaatttgtttatctaAACTATTCCCCAAACTTCTTCAAATGCAGTACACAATTTACTGCATGTTAAAGCTCCAGATAACGGATAATTGCTAATGGATATAGTGTCTTCAATATAGTCCGGCTTCACCtatgatgaaataaaataatttcatacaaattaaacaagtttatgaaattgttacacatatatattttacaaacacCTATAAATATCTGACACATACTTGCCCATGTGCCATTGCACCCACTACAATGGCAATTGCTTCATCAGAAGGAACTAATTCTCTTGGGTTTTTTACACTATTTGCACTAAACGACATTGCTATTTTGCGACATCCAACTGGTAAATGATTTGTCActggatttttaattactttcaaGAGTTTCATTGGACCATCAGATGCACGGacattaaatttatgtaataactGCACTGTAAAGTACGAacaaaagttattattataaatttaataaatagtagaCAAAGTGGTGAGTTtcttatatctttttaataattttattattctatttcttacCCATAAGACCAGCAAAGCGTTTAAATGTTCTTGGTATTCTTGTTTGTGGATTTACTTCTATTAATACATTCTTTTCTGTTGCAATATAAACTTGTAACAATCCTGCTCTATTTAATGGACTATccattaacattaataaacattGATGAGTTATATCTGGTCTGCAGGATCCAGGATCACGATTATTCTTTTTCAAGATATTTGTGTGGTCatcacaatttaataattcaaaactatttccaacctaatagaagacatttaatttaaaaataataattattataacagataatgtttgaaaaatctttCCGCATAGAGATGCTTAAATAcagagtaaataaaaaattaataaatattgagaataatACAAGTTCATATTTCTTGAatctataaacaaaattagaaagttgtttctacaaatttaattattcattttattgaaactctataattaacaaaatactttttaaagttCCATACATATTATTGTTtacattaacaatatataaacacTTTGGTGATTGTGCCAAGAACCTCAAAAactttataaaagtattttagttaattaacttacaattaaaaagcaaaGTTACATGAAATTAGttactttttcaataattttacctCTTGtgaatcttaataaaattgagacaTTATCACAATTGATTGACACAACAGTCAAGTTATTAATAGCATAACTATGATACACTGTTTTAATAGTGCAATTCTGATATGttctactaataatataagtagTATACACTTTGTTAATAATCTAATTACGACATATTTTGTAAAGAAACTGCActactcaatttttataattacaattttcatgaaGTCATATGTACGTGACAACGACTGACAAAgtactaattatttataagaaatatacagtaatatatatatataaaataataaatagactgaAATAACCAAGTTTTTAAACATAACCTTACCTTCACGGATTCTAACTGAGCTTTGtccaaaataacaattaaacgtTTCTCCTGATTTTTTATGTGTGCTATTTGCAAGTGTTTAGGATGTGGATCGTATTCAAAATCATCTTTTTCACTGCGATTCTTACGTTTTTGGCCCATTTTctacgtttttatttattagtatgaATCCGAATGCTATTATAAACATTCACTATTATCTGATCCACATGGCCCACACACCAGGTTTTatatacaaaacaaaaattacacaGTCAAGATCAGTATAGACAGTGAAGTAATACTATTTTCTGTTTGCAGTTATGACTTACTGAACTAGTAAAAAGGTCCCAGTCAGATAATACATGAGAATAGACCGAAAACCATAAACGATGTAGTAGAATAGATTCTATATTCGAACGATATATTTTTGCGAAAATGTAGCTACAGAtcagtattaaaaatgcaCGTTTAACACAGATTATAGACGATGTACatacatagaaaaatagattaattaGCATATTGAGTTTTGCAACATACGATCTGAAATACGAACAACGTTCAAAGTTAGTGGTTTTCCCGCGCCTCTtatgtgaataaaataa
This window harbors:
- the LOC144474367 gene encoding ribosomal RNA small subunit methyltransferase NEP1 encodes the protein MGQKRKNRSEKDDFEYDPHPKHLQIAHIKNQEKRLIVILDKAQLESVKVGNSFELLNCDDHTNILKKNNRDPGSCRPDITHQCLLMLMDSPLNRAGLLQVYIATEKNVLIEVNPQTRIPRTFKRFAGLMVQLLHKFNVRASDGPMKLLKVIKNPVTNHLPVGCRKIAMSFSANSVKNPRELVPSDEAIAIVVGAMAHGQVKPDYIEDTISISNYPLSGALTCSKLCTAFEEVWGIV